Proteins from a single region of Amycolatopsis sp. CA-230715:
- a CDS encoding nitroreductase/quinone reductase family protein: protein MTEDFDVHAFQRQVIAEFRENEGKLSGMFEGWSLAVLTTTGAKTGLRRESVLGYLEIDGKAVVVASAMGAPKNPDWCHNIRHDPIVTVETGNETYTAIAALPSGAERDELFRKVVEQDPGYGDYQARTTRVIPVVVLHRTDRVNGMGDWLKGVHDWLRDELAELGKQADALVDGTAAKIERTPPDLGHEMRTHCLSFCTALKRHHTGEDAATFPMLARQFPALAPALTELGQQHEVVARLQDEIQRLVDGYEPGKSDPVRLRDRLGALAAELERHFDYEERTIVTALNALAEAPSFA, encoded by the coding sequence GCAGGTCATCGCGGAGTTCAGGGAGAACGAAGGCAAGCTCAGCGGTATGTTCGAAGGCTGGTCGCTGGCGGTGCTCACGACCACCGGCGCCAAGACCGGACTGCGCAGGGAAAGCGTTCTGGGCTACCTGGAAATCGACGGGAAAGCCGTCGTCGTCGCGTCCGCCATGGGCGCGCCGAAGAATCCCGACTGGTGCCACAACATTCGGCACGACCCGATCGTCACGGTGGAAACCGGTAACGAGACCTATACCGCGATCGCGGCACTTCCTTCGGGCGCGGAACGGGACGAGCTTTTCCGGAAGGTCGTCGAACAGGACCCCGGATATGGCGACTACCAGGCCAGGACCACGCGCGTGATCCCGGTGGTCGTACTGCACCGCACCGACCGGGTGAACGGCATGGGCGACTGGCTCAAGGGCGTGCACGACTGGCTGCGCGACGAACTCGCCGAACTGGGCAAGCAGGCGGACGCGCTCGTCGATGGCACCGCCGCGAAGATCGAGCGCACGCCGCCCGATCTCGGGCACGAAATGCGCACGCACTGCCTCAGCTTCTGCACCGCCTTGAAACGCCACCACACCGGTGAGGACGCCGCGACCTTTCCCATGCTGGCGCGGCAGTTCCCCGCGCTCGCCCCGGCGCTGACCGAACTGGGGCAGCAGCACGAGGTCGTGGCGCGGCTGCAGGACGAGATCCAGCGGCTCGTCGACGGGTACGAGCCGGGAAAGAGCGATCCGGTGCGGCTGCGCGATCGGCTCGGCGCGCTCGCGGCCGAACTGGAGCGCCATTTCGACTACGAGGAACGGACGATCGTCACGGCGCTCAACGCGCTGGCCGAGGCGCCGTCCTTCGCGTGA
- a CDS encoding TetR/AcrR family transcriptional regulator: protein MDTSERLIESTRELLWERGYVGTSPKAIQQRAGAGQGSMYHHFDGKPDLALAAITRSAEYLRSSAEAEFTASGTAVERITAYLRREREILKGCPVGRLTQDPDVMADATLRRPVQDTFTWVRERLAEVLAEGVRDGEFDAGLDPTATAATIVAVLQGGYVLARAADSPAPFEQAVDGVLGLLTAKAAG, encoded by the coding sequence GTGGACACTTCGGAACGCCTGATCGAAAGCACGCGCGAACTGCTGTGGGAGCGCGGGTACGTCGGCACCAGCCCCAAGGCCATCCAGCAGCGCGCGGGCGCCGGGCAGGGCAGCATGTACCACCACTTCGACGGCAAACCCGATCTCGCGCTCGCCGCGATCACGCGCAGCGCCGAGTACCTGCGCTCCTCCGCGGAGGCCGAGTTCACCGCATCCGGCACGGCCGTCGAACGGATCACGGCCTACCTCCGCCGCGAGCGCGAGATCCTCAAGGGCTGCCCGGTCGGGCGGCTCACCCAGGACCCGGACGTGATGGCGGACGCCACGCTTCGCCGTCCCGTCCAGGACACCTTCACGTGGGTGCGCGAGCGGCTCGCCGAGGTGCTCGCCGAAGGCGTTCGGGACGGCGAGTTCGACGCCGGGCTCGATCCCACGGCCACCGCCGCCACCATCGTCGCCGTGCTCCAAGGCGGCTACGTGCTCGCGCGCGCCGCCGATTCCCCCGCTCCGTTCGAGCAGGCCGTCGACGGCGTGCTCGGGTTGCTGACCGCGAAAGCGGCGGGCTGA
- a CDS encoding adenylate kinase: MADRILVYGVTGSGKSTMAARIAERTGLPWHSVDDLTWEPGWVEVAPDEQRRRIAAICAGERWVLDSAYGKWLDVPMARVELIVALDYPRWLSLGRLVRRTIARAVDRREICNGNTENLGQLFTRDWIVWWHFKSFARKRARMRAWAADPAAPAVIRLTSVAQTRRWLASL, encoded by the coding sequence ATGGCCGATCGCATCCTCGTCTACGGCGTCACCGGATCGGGCAAGAGCACCATGGCCGCGCGGATCGCGGAGCGGACCGGTCTGCCGTGGCATTCCGTCGACGACCTGACCTGGGAACCGGGCTGGGTCGAGGTCGCGCCGGACGAGCAGCGGCGGCGGATCGCGGCGATCTGCGCGGGAGAGCGCTGGGTGCTCGATTCCGCGTACGGCAAGTGGCTCGACGTGCCGATGGCCAGGGTGGAGCTGATCGTCGCGCTCGACTACCCGCGGTGGCTCTCGCTCGGACGGCTCGTGCGCCGGACGATCGCGCGCGCCGTGGACCGGCGCGAGATCTGCAACGGCAACACCGAGAACCTCGGCCAGCTGTTCACCCGCGACTGGATCGTCTGGTGGCACTTCAAGTCGTTCGCCCGCAAACGCGCCCGCATGCGGGCCTGGGCGGCGGATCCGGCCGCGCCCGCGGTGATCCGGCTGACCTCGGTCGCCCAGACCCGGCGCTGGCTCGCGAGCCTGTGA